From Streptomyces zhihengii, the proteins below share one genomic window:
- a CDS encoding DUF6243 family protein, which yields MAKSRNNLLGVGGQRKKLSRTGGQGNGPAAAADRKAAVDQKQELLRRMRERAAQGGTEQPAPQEESSS from the coding sequence ATGGCCAAGAGCCGCAACAACCTCCTCGGCGTCGGCGGACAGCGCAAGAAGCTGTCCCGTACGGGCGGGCAGGGCAACGGCCCCGCGGCCGCCGCCGACCGCAAGGCGGCCGTCGACCAGAAGCAGGAGCTGCTCCGCAGGATGCGTGAGCGCGCCGCCCAGGGCGGCACGGAGCAGCCCGCGCCCCAGGAGGAGTCCTCCTCCTGA
- a CDS encoding aldo/keto reductase produces MTSSAAQLPRPVRALGTTGPQVSALGLGCMGMSALYGAADRAESIATVHAALDAGVTLLDTGDFYGMGHNELLINEALRTAPPAAREQAVVSVKFGALRTVEGGFTGYDGRPAAVKNFAAYSLQRLGTDHIDVYRIARVDPDVPIEETVGAIAELVEAGHVRHIGLSEAGADTIRRAAATAPIADLQIEYSLLSRGIEQTILPTVRELGIGVTAYGVLSRGLISGHFTRDRELAPGDFRGMSPRFQGENLQRNLDLVDRLRAVAEAKGVSTAQAAIAWVLSRGTDIVPLVGARTRARLEEALGALDVALDAGDLAAIEKAVPAGSASGERYPQAQMAHLDSEH; encoded by the coding sequence ATGACCTCCTCCGCCGCCCAGCTCCCCCGCCCCGTCCGCGCCCTCGGCACCACGGGCCCCCAGGTCTCCGCCCTCGGCCTCGGCTGCATGGGCATGTCCGCGCTCTACGGGGCGGCGGACCGCGCCGAGTCGATCGCCACCGTCCACGCGGCGCTCGACGCCGGCGTCACGCTCCTCGACACCGGCGACTTCTACGGCATGGGCCACAACGAGCTGCTGATCAACGAGGCCCTGCGCACCGCGCCCCCGGCCGCCCGGGAACAGGCCGTCGTGAGCGTCAAGTTCGGCGCCCTGCGCACCGTCGAGGGCGGCTTCACCGGTTACGACGGCCGCCCCGCCGCGGTGAAGAACTTCGCCGCCTACAGCCTCCAGCGCCTGGGCACCGACCACATCGACGTCTACCGGATCGCCCGCGTCGACCCGGACGTGCCGATCGAGGAGACCGTCGGCGCCATCGCCGAGCTGGTGGAGGCGGGCCACGTCCGCCACATCGGGCTCTCGGAGGCCGGCGCGGACACCATCCGCCGCGCGGCGGCCACGGCCCCGATCGCGGACCTCCAGATCGAGTACTCCCTGCTCTCTCGCGGCATCGAGCAGACGATCCTGCCCACCGTCCGGGAGCTCGGCATCGGTGTCACCGCGTACGGGGTGCTCTCGCGCGGTCTCATCAGCGGCCACTTCACCCGCGACCGCGAGCTGGCCCCGGGCGACTTCCGCGGCATGAGCCCCCGCTTCCAGGGCGAGAACCTCCAGCGCAATCTCGACCTGGTCGACCGGCTGCGCGCCGTGGCGGAGGCCAAGGGCGTCAGCACCGCGCAGGCGGCCATCGCCTGGGTGCTCAGCCGCGGCACGGACATCGTGCCCCTCGTCGGGGCCCGCACCCGCGCGCGCCTGGAGGAGGCGCTCGGCGCGCTGGACGTGGCGCTCGACGCCGGGGACCTCGCCGCGATCGAGAAGGCCGTCCCCGCCGGCTCGGCCTCCGGCGAGCGCTACCCGCAGGCCCAGATGGCCCACCTCGACAGCGAGCACTGA
- a CDS encoding TetR family transcriptional regulator yields the protein MTPEALTPERILEATEEVLRRYGPAKATVVDVARALGVSHGSVYRHFRTKAELREAVTHRWLGRTEGTLEELAATPGPAPEKLREWLATLFEAKRHKAGDDPELFATYNVLIDESSGVVDRHLTVLEDQVRRIVEEGVAAGEFTAPDPSASARAVFAATARFHDPAHAPGWRSPTADAEFDEVVGLLLRGLRP from the coding sequence ATGACGCCCGAAGCCCTCACCCCCGAGCGCATCCTCGAAGCCACCGAGGAGGTGCTGCGCCGCTACGGCCCGGCGAAGGCGACGGTGGTCGACGTGGCACGCGCGCTCGGCGTCAGCCACGGCAGCGTCTACCGGCACTTCCGCACCAAGGCGGAGCTGCGGGAGGCGGTGACCCACCGCTGGCTCGGCCGGACCGAGGGGACGCTGGAGGAGCTGGCCGCCACGCCCGGCCCCGCGCCCGAGAAGCTGCGGGAATGGCTCGCGACCCTCTTCGAGGCCAAGCGCCACAAGGCGGGCGACGACCCGGAGCTCTTCGCGACGTACAACGTGCTCATCGACGAGAGCAGCGGAGTCGTGGACCGGCATCTGACCGTGCTGGAGGACCAGGTCCGGCGGATCGTCGAGGAGGGGGTGGCGGCCGGCGAGTTCACGGCGCCCGACCCCTCGGCGTCGGCGCGCGCCGTGTTCGCCGCCACCGCCCGCTTCCACGACCCGGCACACGCGCCGGGCTGGCGCTCGCCCACCGCGGACGCGGAGTTCGACGAGGTGGTGGGCCTGCTGCTGCGCGGCCTGCGCCCCTGA
- a CDS encoding glycine--tRNA ligase, with protein MAADKIDTIVNLSKRRGFVYPCSEIYGGQRAAWDYGPLGVELKENIKRQWWRYMVTSREDVVGIDSSVILATEVWEASGHVATFTDPLTECTSCHKRFRADHLEEAYEEKHGRLPENGLAGLSCPHCGNKGTFTEPKQFSGLLSTHLGPTQDSGSVAYLRPETAQGIFTNFGQVLQTSRKKPPFGIAQMGKSFRNEITPGNFIFRTREFEQMEMEFFVKPGEDEQWQEYWMEQRWNWYTGLGLREENMRWFEHPQEKLSHYSKRTADIEYRFQFGGSEWGELEGVANRTDYDLSAHSKASGTDLQYFDQDAGERWTPYVIEPAAGVGRTMLAFLLDAYNEDEAPNAKGVMEKRAVMRLDPRIAPVKVAVLPLSRNAQLSPKAKGLAADLRQNWNIEFDDAGAIGRRYRRQDEIGTPYCVTVDFDTLDDNAVTVRERDSMKQERVSLDQIQGYLGSRLLGC; from the coding sequence GTGGCCGCCGACAAGATCGACACGATCGTCAACCTGAGCAAGCGCCGTGGCTTTGTCTACCCCTGCAGTGAGATCTACGGCGGTCAGCGTGCCGCCTGGGACTACGGGCCGCTGGGTGTCGAGCTGAAGGAGAACATCAAGCGCCAGTGGTGGCGCTACATGGTCACCTCGCGCGAGGACGTCGTCGGTATCGACTCGTCGGTGATCCTGGCCACCGAGGTCTGGGAGGCCTCCGGCCACGTCGCCACCTTCACGGACCCGCTGACCGAGTGCACCTCGTGTCACAAGCGCTTCCGCGCCGACCACCTGGAGGAGGCGTACGAGGAGAAGCACGGCCGCCTCCCCGAGAACGGCCTCGCCGGCCTCAGCTGCCCCCACTGCGGCAACAAGGGCACCTTCACCGAGCCCAAGCAGTTCTCCGGCCTGCTCTCCACCCACCTCGGCCCGACCCAGGACTCCGGTTCCGTCGCCTACCTGCGTCCCGAGACGGCGCAGGGCATCTTCACCAACTTCGGCCAGGTGCTCCAGACCTCGCGCAAGAAGCCGCCCTTCGGCATCGCGCAGATGGGCAAGTCCTTCCGCAACGAGATCACGCCCGGCAACTTCATCTTCCGCACCCGCGAGTTCGAGCAGATGGAGATGGAGTTCTTCGTCAAGCCGGGCGAGGACGAGCAGTGGCAGGAGTACTGGATGGAGCAGCGCTGGAACTGGTACACCGGCCTCGGCCTGCGCGAGGAGAACATGCGCTGGTTCGAGCACCCGCAGGAGAAGCTCTCCCACTACTCCAAGCGCACCGCGGACATCGAGTACCGCTTCCAGTTCGGCGGCAGCGAGTGGGGCGAGCTGGAGGGTGTCGCCAACCGCACCGACTACGACCTCTCCGCGCACTCCAAGGCGTCCGGCACCGACCTGCAGTACTTCGACCAGGACGCCGGCGAGCGCTGGACCCCGTACGTCATCGAGCCCGCGGCCGGTGTCGGCCGGACGATGCTCGCCTTCCTGCTGGACGCCTACAACGAGGACGAGGCGCCCAACGCCAAGGGCGTCATGGAAAAGCGCGCCGTGATGCGCCTCGACCCGCGCATCGCGCCGGTCAAGGTCGCCGTCCTGCCGCTGAGCCGCAACGCGCAGCTCTCGCCGAAGGCCAAGGGCCTCGCCGCCGACCTCCGGCAGAACTGGAACATCGAGTTCGACGACGCCGGCGCCATCGGCCGCCGCTACCGCCGTCAGGACGAGATCGGCACGCCGTACTGCGTCACCGTCGACTTCGACACCCTCGACGACAACGCCGTCACCGTGCGCGAGCGTGACTCGATGAAGCAGGAGCGCGTCTCGCTGGACCAGATCCAGGGCTACCTCGGCAGCCGTCTGCTCGGCTGCTGA
- the dusB gene encoding tRNA dihydrouridine synthase DusB, which produces MTTLAPAASSLRIGPHTVQPPVVLAPMAGITNAPFRTLCREFSGGKGLFVSEMITTRALVERNEKTMQLIHFDATETPRSIQLYGVDPVTVGKAVRMIVDEDLADHIDLNFGCPVPKVTRKGGGSALPYKRNLLRAILREAVGNAGGLPVTMKMRKGIDDDHITFLDAGRIAVDEGVTAIALHGRTAAQHYGGTADWDAIARLKEHVPEIPVLGNGDIWSAGDALRMVRETGCDGVVVGRGCLGRPWLFGDLVAAFEGRTGEYARPTLREVADVMLRHATLLGEWIGDESRGVIDFRKHVAWYLKGFAVGSEMRKRLAVTSSLDELGAQLSELDLDQPWPAGADGPRGRTSGNNRVVLPDGWLKDPYDCAGVGEEAELDTSGG; this is translated from the coding sequence ATGACCACGCTCGCCCCCGCCGCCTCCAGCCTCCGGATCGGTCCGCACACCGTGCAGCCGCCGGTGGTGCTCGCCCCCATGGCCGGTATCACCAACGCCCCCTTCCGCACCCTGTGCCGCGAGTTCAGCGGGGGCAAGGGCCTGTTCGTCAGCGAGATGATCACCACCCGGGCCCTGGTGGAGCGCAACGAGAAGACCATGCAGCTCATCCACTTCGACGCGACCGAGACACCGCGCTCGATCCAGCTCTACGGAGTGGACCCGGTCACCGTCGGCAAGGCGGTGCGCATGATCGTGGACGAGGATCTGGCCGACCACATCGACCTGAACTTCGGCTGCCCCGTCCCCAAGGTGACCCGCAAGGGCGGCGGTTCCGCCCTCCCGTACAAGCGGAACCTGCTGCGCGCGATCCTCCGCGAGGCCGTGGGGAACGCGGGCGGGCTGCCCGTCACCATGAAGATGCGCAAGGGCATCGACGACGACCACATCACCTTCCTCGACGCGGGTCGGATCGCCGTCGACGAGGGCGTGACGGCCATCGCCCTGCACGGGCGCACGGCCGCCCAGCACTACGGCGGCACCGCGGACTGGGACGCCATCGCCCGGCTCAAGGAGCACGTCCCGGAGATCCCGGTGCTCGGCAACGGCGACATCTGGTCCGCCGGGGACGCCCTGCGGATGGTGCGCGAGACGGGTTGCGACGGTGTGGTCGTGGGCCGCGGCTGCCTGGGCCGCCCGTGGCTCTTCGGGGACCTGGTGGCGGCCTTCGAGGGCCGCACGGGGGAGTACGCGCGGCCCACGCTGCGCGAGGTGGCGGACGTGATGCTGCGCCACGCGACGCTGCTGGGGGAGTGGATCGGCGACGAGTCACGCGGTGTCATCGACTTCCGCAAGCATGTGGCCTGGTACCTGAAGGGCTTCGCGGTCGGTTCCGAGATGCGCAAGCGGCTGGCGGTCACCTCCTCCCTGGACGAGCTGGGCGCTCAGTTGAGCGAGCTGGACCTGGACCAGCCGTGGCCGGCCGGCGCGGACGGCCCGCGCGGGCGGACCTCGGGGAACAACCGTGTGGTGCTGCCCGACGGCTGGCTGAAGGACCCGTACGACTGCGCCGGTGTCGGCGAGGAGGCGGAACTCGACACCTCCGGCGGCTGA
- a CDS encoding metal ABC transporter substrate-binding protein: MNVRRLIPTTAVAGAVGLGLLAVSACSTSDAAERTDDGRLKVVASFYPMQYLAERIGGANVSVTTLTKPGVEPHDLELKPRQTAELNDSGFILYLKGVQPAVDKAIEQASVAHKVDAAELTTMESFGTGGGHDHSHEGEDGHAHEEGDGHAHEEGHEEAGGEAGHEGHDHTTEGGADPHIWLDPAKYAEVAQGVGARMEKADPDHAAEYKKNTEALVAELTALDKDFEQGLKNTATRTFITTHSAFGYLAEAYGLEQEGISGVAPESEPSPARIKELQTIAAKDKVTTVFFETLASDRTAKTLAKDTGLKTDVLDPLEGITDKSRGDDYTEVMRSNLAALQKALGAK; the protein is encoded by the coding sequence ATGAACGTACGACGCCTCATACCCACCACCGCCGTCGCCGGAGCCGTCGGGCTCGGCCTGCTGGCCGTCTCCGCGTGCTCCACCTCCGACGCCGCTGAGCGCACGGACGACGGCAGGCTGAAGGTCGTGGCGTCGTTCTACCCCATGCAGTATCTCGCCGAGCGGATAGGTGGCGCCAATGTCTCGGTGACCACCCTCACCAAGCCCGGCGTGGAACCGCACGACCTGGAGCTCAAGCCCCGCCAGACGGCCGAGCTGAACGACTCCGGGTTCATCCTCTACCTGAAGGGCGTGCAGCCGGCCGTCGACAAGGCCATCGAGCAGGCCTCCGTGGCGCACAAGGTCGACGCGGCGGAGCTGACCACGATGGAGAGCTTCGGCACCGGCGGCGGCCACGACCACTCCCACGAGGGGGAGGACGGACACGCCCACGAGGAGGGCGACGGCCACGCCCACGAGGAGGGCCACGAGGAGGCCGGGGGCGAGGCCGGTCACGAGGGCCACGACCACACCACCGAGGGCGGCGCCGACCCGCACATCTGGCTCGACCCCGCGAAGTACGCGGAGGTCGCCCAGGGCGTCGGCGCCCGGATGGAGAAGGCCGACCCCGACCACGCCGCCGAGTACAAGAAGAACACCGAGGCGCTGGTCGCCGAGCTGACCGCCCTCGACAAGGACTTCGAGCAGGGTCTGAAGAACACCGCCACCCGGACGTTCATCACCACCCACTCCGCCTTCGGCTACCTCGCCGAGGCCTACGGCCTGGAGCAGGAGGGCATCTCGGGCGTCGCCCCCGAGTCCGAGCCCAGCCCGGCCCGTATCAAGGAACTCCAGACGATCGCGGCGAAGGACAAGGTCACGACCGTCTTCTTCGAGACCCTCGCCAGCGACCGCACCGCGAAGACCCTCGCGAAGGACACCGGCCTGAAGACGGACGTCCTCGACCCGCTGGAGGGAATCACGGACAAGTCCCGGGGCGATGACTACACCGAGGTCATGCGCTCGAACCTCGCCGCGCTGCAGAAGGCCCTCGGCGCGAAGTGA
- a CDS encoding isoprenyl transferase, whose translation MARRGILGRSRREYKVPEPHPSGARPPRIPSELVPNHVACVMDGNGRWAKDRGLPRTEGHKVGEGVVLDVLKGCLEMGVKNLSLYAFSTENWKRSPEEVRFLMNFNRDVIRRRRDEMNELGIRIRWVGRMPKMWKSVVQELQVAQEQTVDNDAMTLYFCVNYGGRAEVADAAQAIARDVAAGRLDPGKVNEKTFQKYLYYPDMPDVDLFLRPSGEQRTSNYLIWQSSYAEMVFQDVLWPDFDRRDLWRACLEYAQRDRRFGGAIPNEEIAAMQGRPDTTTG comes from the coding sequence ATGGCACGACGCGGAATCCTGGGGCGGTCCCGCCGCGAGTACAAGGTCCCCGAGCCGCACCCCTCCGGCGCCCGCCCGCCCCGGATCCCGTCCGAGCTGGTCCCGAACCACGTGGCCTGCGTCATGGACGGCAACGGCCGCTGGGCGAAGGACCGCGGCCTGCCGCGCACCGAGGGCCACAAGGTCGGCGAGGGCGTCGTCCTCGACGTGCTCAAGGGCTGCCTGGAGATGGGCGTCAAGAACCTCTCGCTCTACGCCTTCTCCACGGAGAACTGGAAGCGCTCGCCCGAAGAGGTCCGCTTCCTGATGAACTTCAACCGGGACGTCATCCGCCGCCGCCGTGACGAGATGAACGAGCTCGGCATCCGCATCCGCTGGGTGGGCCGGATGCCCAAGATGTGGAAGTCCGTCGTCCAGGAGCTCCAGGTCGCACAGGAGCAGACCGTCGACAACGACGCGATGACGCTCTACTTCTGCGTCAACTACGGCGGCCGGGCCGAGGTCGCGGACGCCGCGCAGGCCATCGCGCGTGACGTCGCCGCCGGCCGGCTGGACCCGGGCAAGGTCAACGAGAAGACCTTCCAGAAGTACCTCTACTACCCGGACATGCCGGACGTCGACCTCTTCCTGCGTCCCAGCGGTGAGCAGCGCACGTCCAACTACCTGATCTGGCAGTCGAGTTACGCCGAGATGGTGTTCCAGGACGTGCTGTGGCCGGACTTCGACCGCCGCGACCTGTGGCGTGCCTGCCTCGAATACGCCCAGCGCGACCGCCGGTTCGGCGGTGCGATCCCCAACGAGGAGATCGCCGCGATGCAGGGCCGCCCGGACACCACCACCGGCTGA
- a CDS encoding metal ABC transporter permease — translation MIEMLQSPFMQRALIAALLVGITAPAVGIYLVQRRQALMGDGIGHVAMTGVGLGFLMSANPIWMATLVSVLGAVLMELIRTYGRTRGDIALAMLFYGGMAGGVLLIELSDSGSTANLTSYLFGSLSTVSDGDVTAIVLLAAFVVAVSLGLRRQLFAVSQDEEFARVTGLPVRALNLLIAVTAAVTVSVAMRVVGLLLVSALMVVPVAAAQQLARSFKATYALAVGIGVVVALTGTTTSYFQDVPPGATIVMLAIGVFVLLTALAAPLARRRARALEADSGGGADCTAPMPGSRRPNDDVKV, via the coding sequence ATGATCGAAATGCTCCAATCCCCGTTCATGCAGCGGGCGCTGATCGCGGCCCTGCTGGTCGGCATCACGGCGCCCGCCGTCGGCATCTACCTGGTGCAGCGGCGCCAGGCGCTGATGGGCGACGGCATCGGCCATGTCGCGATGACCGGTGTCGGGCTCGGCTTCCTGATGTCGGCCAACCCCATCTGGATGGCCACCCTGGTCTCGGTGCTCGGCGCCGTGCTGATGGAGCTCATCCGCACCTACGGGCGCACCCGGGGCGACATCGCGCTGGCGATGCTGTTCTACGGCGGCATGGCGGGCGGTGTCCTGCTGATCGAGCTGTCGGACTCCGGTTCCACCGCCAACCTGACCAGCTACCTCTTCGGCTCGCTGTCCACGGTCTCCGACGGGGACGTCACGGCGATCGTGCTGCTCGCCGCCTTCGTGGTGGCGGTCTCCCTGGGCCTGCGGCGGCAGCTCTTCGCCGTCAGCCAGGACGAGGAGTTCGCCCGGGTCACCGGCCTTCCGGTGCGGGCGCTGAACCTGCTGATCGCCGTCACGGCGGCGGTCACCGTGAGCGTCGCCATGCGCGTCGTCGGTCTGCTGCTGGTCAGCGCCCTGATGGTGGTCCCGGTGGCCGCGGCGCAGCAGCTCGCGCGCTCCTTCAAGGCGACCTACGCGCTGGCGGTCGGCATCGGCGTCGTCGTCGCGCTCACCGGCACGACCACGTCCTACTTCCAGGACGTGCCGCCGGGAGCGACCATTGTGATGCTGGCCATCGGCGTCTTCGTCCTGCTGACCGCGCTGGCCGCGCCGCTGGCACGGCGCCGGGCGAGGGCCCTGGAGGCGGACTCCGGCGGCGGGGCGGACTGCACGGCCCCGATGCCGGGCAGCAGACGTCCGAACGACGACGTCAAGGTCTGA
- a CDS encoding basic amino acid/polyamine antiporter, with the protein MSGSTERTGSHEVTPPTAKLTLTTLTAMVVGSMVGAGVFSLPSRFAQETGVAGALIAWAIAGTGMLMLAFVFQSLAVRRPDLDAGVYAYAKAGFGEYLGFFSAFGYWASACVGNVTYWVLIMSTVGAVWPALGDGDTLLAAVLSTLGLWGFFLLIRRGVKEATTINRVVTVAKVVPILVFVVIALFYFDAGVFADNFAGADYAGSLFNQVRGTMLATVFVFLGVEGASVYSRHAKRRADVGRATVLGFLSVFAVFASVTVVSYGIMPMGEIAELRQPSMAGVLEHAVGTWGKVFVSVGLIVSVLGAYLAWTLMAAEVLFVAAKDEDMPRFLGRSSGDDVPVPALMMTTLLSQLVLVVTLFSDDAFNFALDLTSALSLIPFLLAAAFALKLGLRPDERTAGGAITGREITVAAVATVYTAFLLFAAGLKFVLVSFIVYAPATLLFAKARREQGRRLFSPRELLICAVSVAGAVLGVAALALGWISL; encoded by the coding sequence ATGAGCGGGAGCACCGAGCGGACCGGGAGCCACGAGGTCACCCCGCCGACGGCGAAGCTGACCCTGACGACGCTCACCGCGATGGTGGTCGGCTCGATGGTCGGGGCGGGGGTCTTCTCGCTGCCGAGCCGCTTCGCGCAGGAGACCGGCGTCGCGGGGGCGCTGATCGCCTGGGCGATCGCCGGCACCGGCATGCTGATGCTGGCGTTCGTCTTCCAGTCGCTGGCGGTGCGCCGGCCCGACCTCGACGCCGGTGTCTACGCCTACGCCAAGGCCGGCTTCGGCGAGTACCTGGGCTTCTTCTCGGCGTTCGGCTACTGGGCCAGCGCCTGCGTCGGCAACGTGACCTACTGGGTCCTCATCATGTCCACCGTCGGCGCGGTCTGGCCCGCGCTCGGCGACGGCGACACCCTGCTCGCCGCCGTGCTCTCCACGCTCGGGCTCTGGGGCTTCTTCCTGCTGATCCGCCGCGGGGTGAAGGAGGCCACGACGATCAACCGCGTCGTCACGGTCGCCAAGGTCGTCCCGATCCTCGTGTTCGTCGTCATCGCGCTCTTCTACTTCGACGCGGGGGTGTTCGCCGACAACTTCGCGGGGGCCGACTACGCCGGCTCGCTCTTCAACCAGGTCCGCGGCACCATGCTGGCCACGGTCTTCGTCTTCCTCGGCGTCGAGGGCGCCAGCGTGTACTCGCGGCACGCCAAGCGGCGCGCGGACGTCGGCCGGGCGACGGTGCTCGGCTTCCTCAGCGTCTTCGCCGTCTTCGCCTCGGTCACCGTCGTCTCCTACGGCATCATGCCGATGGGCGAGATCGCCGAGCTGCGCCAGCCGTCCATGGCCGGCGTCCTGGAGCACGCGGTCGGGACCTGGGGCAAGGTGTTCGTCAGCGTCGGGCTGATCGTCTCCGTGCTCGGCGCCTACCTGGCGTGGACGCTGATGGCCGCCGAGGTGCTGTTCGTCGCGGCGAAGGACGAGGACATGCCGCGCTTCCTCGGGCGGTCCAGCGGCGACGACGTGCCGGTGCCGGCGCTGATGATGACGACGCTGCTGAGCCAGCTCGTGCTGGTCGTGACGCTGTTCTCGGACGACGCGTTCAACTTCGCGCTCGACCTCACCAGCGCGCTGAGCCTGATCCCCTTCCTGCTGGCGGCGGCCTTCGCCCTGAAGCTCGGGCTGCGGCCGGACGAGCGGACGGCGGGCGGCGCGATCACGGGACGGGAGATCACGGTGGCCGCGGTCGCCACCGTCTACACCGCGTTCCTGCTGTTCGCCGCCGGGCTGAAGTTCGTGCTGGTGTCGTTCATCGTCTACGCGCCGGCGACGCTGCTCTTCGCCAAGGCCCGCCGCGAGCAGGGCCGGCGGCTGTTCTCCCCGCGCGAGCTGCTCATCTGCGCCGTCTCGGTGGCCGGGGCCGTGCTCGGGGTCGCCGCCCTGGCCCTGGGCTGGATCAGCCTCTGA
- a CDS encoding Fur family transcriptional regulator: MTTAPTGGNTAPVRGRSTRQRAAVAAALDEVDEFRSAQELHDMLKHRGDSVGLTTVYRTLQSLADAGEVDVLRTSDGESVYRRCSTDDHHHHLVCRLCGKAVEVEGPAVEQWAETVAAQHGYVNVAHTVEIFGTCAECAAKPA, from the coding sequence GTGACCACGGCGCCAACCGGCGGGAACACCGCCCCGGTGCGAGGCCGGTCCACCCGGCAGCGTGCCGCGGTCGCGGCGGCGCTCGACGAGGTGGACGAGTTCCGCAGCGCCCAGGAGCTGCACGACATGCTCAAGCACCGCGGCGACTCGGTCGGCCTGACCACGGTGTACCGCACCCTCCAGTCGCTCGCGGACGCGGGCGAGGTGGACGTGCTGCGCACCAGCGACGGCGAGTCGGTCTACCGGCGCTGCTCCACCGACGACCACCACCATCACCTGGTGTGCCGGCTGTGCGGGAAGGCCGTCGAGGTCGAGGGCCCCGCGGTCGAGCAGTGGGCCGAGACCGTCGCCGCCCAGCACGGCTATGTGAACGTGGCGCACACGGTGGAGATCTTCGGCACCTGCGCGGAGTGTGCCGCGAAGCCCGCCTGA
- a CDS encoding metal ABC transporter ATP-binding protein: MNTEPVISVRGARATLGSRPVLRGVDLTVHRGEVVALLGANGSGKSTAVRSVIGQVPLDEGSVELFGTGLRRFRAWRRVGYVPQRTTAASGVPATVREVVASGRLSRAPFGLPSRADRAAVRRAVELVGLGDRAKDPVGALSGGQHQRVLIARALASEPDLLIMDEPMAGVDLASQEVLAGTLREQVAAGTTVLLVLHELGPLEPLIDRAVVLRDGCVVHDGPPPEAVGQHALPGHDHVHPHAADEPLRTGLLT, from the coding sequence ATGAACACCGAGCCGGTCATTTCCGTCCGCGGAGCCCGCGCCACACTCGGCTCCCGGCCCGTCCTGCGCGGCGTCGACCTCACCGTCCACCGCGGTGAGGTGGTGGCCCTGCTCGGCGCCAACGGCTCCGGCAAATCCACCGCCGTGCGCTCCGTGATCGGCCAGGTGCCGCTCGACGAGGGCAGCGTGGAGCTGTTCGGCACCGGGCTGCGGCGCTTCCGCGCATGGCGGCGCGTCGGCTACGTGCCGCAGCGCACCACCGCCGCGAGCGGGGTGCCGGCGACCGTGCGCGAGGTCGTGGCCTCCGGCCGTCTCTCGCGCGCCCCGTTCGGCCTGCCCTCGCGCGCCGACCGGGCCGCCGTGCGGCGGGCCGTGGAGCTGGTCGGTCTCGGCGACCGCGCCAAGGACCCGGTGGGCGCGCTCTCCGGCGGCCAGCACCAGCGGGTGCTGATCGCCCGGGCGCTGGCCTCCGAACCGGATCTGCTGATCATGGACGAGCCGATGGCGGGCGTGGACCTGGCCAGCCAGGAGGTGCTCGCGGGCACCCTGCGCGAGCAGGTCGCCGCCGGGACGACCGTGCTGCTGGTCCTGCACGAGCTGGGCCCGCTGGAGCCGCTGATCGACCGCGCGGTGGTGCTGCGCGACGGCTGCGTCGTCCATGACGGCCCGCCGCCGGAGGCCGTCGGCCAGCACGCGCTGCCCGGCCACGACCACGTACATCCGCACGCGGCCGACGAGCCGCTCCGCACGGGACTGCTGACATGA
- a CDS encoding YcxB family protein, with translation MTDTQDRPGAYEDPGTGAHGETAAGAAVEFVYEITVPDLADSLNARLRATPSGRRTRWLLRVAGVVGAVWLVGLTLGDPVYTELLPPAAFLVIGFGLTPVVHFLQARQVHAVASRQGPFRATATDEGIRLVSRDSDTLHRWAMYARCAETDTVFVLLTGDKHGVGMLTLPKRGATTADGAPTASAPCSTDTSSASDTSASGPPG, from the coding sequence ATGACGGACACACAGGACCGGCCCGGCGCGTACGAGGACCCCGGCACGGGCGCACACGGGGAAACCGCGGCCGGGGCTGCCGTGGAGTTCGTCTACGAGATCACCGTGCCCGACCTGGCGGACTCGCTGAACGCCCGGCTCCGCGCCACCCCGTCGGGCCGCCGCACCCGGTGGCTGCTGCGCGTCGCCGGTGTCGTCGGCGCCGTCTGGCTGGTGGGGCTGACACTCGGCGACCCCGTGTACACGGAGCTGCTGCCGCCGGCCGCGTTCCTGGTCATCGGCTTCGGGCTCACACCGGTGGTCCACTTCCTCCAGGCCCGTCAGGTGCACGCCGTGGCGTCCCGGCAGGGGCCCTTCCGGGCCACGGCGACGGACGAGGGCATCCGGCTGGTCTCCCGGGACAGCGACACCCTCCACCGCTGGGCCATGTACGCCCGCTGCGCGGAGACCGACACCGTCTTCGTGCTGCTCACCGGCGACAAGCACGGCGTCGGGATGCTGACGCTGCCCAAGCGCGGCGCCACGACCGCGGACGGCGCGCCGACCGCCTCCGCGCCCTGCTCGACGGACACGTCGAGCGCGTCTGACACCTCGGCCTCCGGCCCCCCTGGGTGA